In a genomic window of Acropora muricata isolate sample 2 chromosome 2, ASM3666990v1, whole genome shotgun sequence:
- the LOC136908912 gene encoding arylsulfatase H-like isoform X2 translates to MATVEVIFVTLIQLFHLCLSVNNSNSAKPNIIIFLVDNLSFGDFNNESQNTPNINRLVEQGVTFSRWYTQSSRISSLASILTGQLPPRTGIIKSKYLPFKEIPSLASSGGLQPNEKTLAKVLKSKGYKTGFVGLWGLGVGRNGEYLPLSHGFDSFYGIPSAHIEHCTKTLKASSESHSSWRPVYAIISPLVYICPVVGFVIWYNGHRLNLVTVLTVLVAFILYSSVLQEVIHSMMNFIQIRSCVLYKNNSIFEQPYVAENMTLRFTRSALSFLDMASVSSKPFFLFVSSISLQEPVFVSPLFSNFTQTLFHDAVLETDWSIGRIMKALRDHKLEQQTLILVTSATGHYTERLCSDCSQQHGKSHHSIWEPTVRVSAVIYWKGQIRDRKLITSPVTVMDVMPTILELLNDRANVTPTDGKSLLPVLFNESQKSQHEFIFHYVEITKPAAVTLGPYKVVYTDTQDDGTTQIFDPPLLFNVETDPREESPLPNNEHSNLLSNVSAALAHHMQMRKNKWRSQLDGRIIPLWFPCANFWHCSQTNGESNNFSDLFDSDYDVT, encoded by the exons atggcgaccGTTGAGGTGATCTTCGTCACATTGATTCAGCTATTTCATCTTTGTTTATCTGTCAACAACTCAAACAGTGCAAAGCcaaatataataatattcttGGTTGATAATCTTTCTTTTGGAGACTTCAACAATGAGTCTCAAAATACTCCAAACATTAATCGATTGGTAGAGCAAGGAGTGACATTTTCGCGATGGTACACACAATCGTCAAGAATTTCTTCTCTAGCATCAATTCTAACGGGACAGTTACCGCCTCGAACTGGAATCATAAAAAGTAAATACCTGCCTTTCAAAGAGATACCGTCTCTGGCATCCTCTGGAGGTTTACAGCCCAACGAAAAAACTTTAGCCAAAGTTCTGAAATCGAAAGGTTACAAGACAGGCTTCGTTGGTTTATGGGGACTTGGAGTTGGACGAAATGGCGAATATTTGCCTCTTAGTCATGGATTTGATTCGTTTTACGGCATTCCATCAGCGCACATAGAGCATTGCACGAAAACTTTGAAAGCGAGCTCAGAATCACACAGTTCTTGGAGACCTGTGTATGCTATTATTAGTCCACTGGTTTACATTTGCCCAGTCGTTGGTTTTGTAATCTGGTACAATGGACATAGGCTAAACTTAGTTACTGTGCTAACTGTTCTAGTAGCATTTATACTTTATAGTAGCGTTCTTCAAGAGGTGATTCATAGCATgatgaattttattcaaattcGCAGCTGTGTGCTGTACAAGAACAATAGTATTTTTGAGCAACCTTACGTCGCTGAAAATATGACATTACGTTTTACTAGAAGTGCTTTAAGTTTCTTAGACATGGCTTCTGTTTCAAGCAAGCCCTTCTTTTTATTTGTGAGCTCCATAAGCCTTCAAGAACCAGTGTTTGTGTCACCTTTGTTCTCAAATTTCACACAGACTTTGTTTCATGATGCAGTGTTGGAGACAGATTGGAGCATTGGAAGGATCATGAAAGCACTCAGAGACCACAAACTAGAACAGCAAACGTTGATTCTTGTTACATCAGCTACAGGGCATTATACTGAGAGATTGTGCAGTGACTGTTCTCAGCAGCATG GAAAGAGCCATCATAGCATTTGGGAGCCAACTGTCCGTGTCTCAGCTGTGATATACTGGAAGGGTCAAATCAGGGACAGAAAGCTTATCACCTCTCCTGTAACAGTAATGGACGTTATGCCGACCATACTCGAGTTGTTAAATGACAGGGCAAATGTTACACCTACTGATGGAAAGAGTTTGCTGCCTGTCCTGTTCAATGAGTCACAGAAATCCCAACAtgaattcatttttcattatgTGGAAATCACCAAACCTGCTGCTGTCACATTGGGACCATACAAAGTTGTCTATACCGACACACAAG ATGATGGAACAACACAGATCTTTGATCCGCCATTGTTATTCAATGTGGAAACCGACCCACGGGAAGAATCACCTTTGCCAAACAATGAACACAGCAACCTTCTCTCCAACGTATCAGCAGCACTTGCGCATCACATGCAGATGAGGAAGAACAAATGGCGCTCACAGCTTGACGGTCGCATTATTCCCCTTTGGTTTCCCTGTGCAAATTTTTGGCATTGTTCACAAACGAATGGCGAAAGCAATAACTTCTCTGATTTGTTTGACTCCGATTACGACGTGACGTGA
- the LOC136908912 gene encoding arylsulfatase H-like isoform X1, with translation MATVEVIFVTLIQLFHLCLSVNNSNSAKPNIIIFLVDNLSFGDFNNESQNTPNINRLVEQGVTFSRWYTQSSRISSLASILTGQLPPRTGIIKSKYLPFKEIPSLASSGGLQPNEKTLAKVLKSKGYKTGFVGLWGLGVGRNGEYLPLSHGFDSFYGIPSAHIEHCTKTLKASSESHSSWRPVYAIISPLVYICPVVGFVIWYNGHRLNLVTVLTVLVAFILYSSVLQEVIHSMMNFIQIRSCVLYKNNSIFEQPYVAENMTLRFTRSALSFLDMASVSSKPFFLFVSSISLQEPVFVSPLFSNFTQTLFHDAVLETDWSIGRIMKALRDHKLEQQTLILVTSATGHYTERLCSDCSQQHGKAGDATFNRRKSHHSIWEPTVRVSAVIYWKGQIRDRKLITSPVTVMDVMPTILELLNDRANVTPTDGKSLLPVLFNESQKSQHEFIFHYVEITKPAAVTLGPYKVVYTDTQDDGTTQIFDPPLLFNVETDPREESPLPNNEHSNLLSNVSAALAHHMQMRKNKWRSQLDGRIIPLWFPCANFWHCSQTNGESNNFSDLFDSDYDVT, from the exons atggcgaccGTTGAGGTGATCTTCGTCACATTGATTCAGCTATTTCATCTTTGTTTATCTGTCAACAACTCAAACAGTGCAAAGCcaaatataataatattcttGGTTGATAATCTTTCTTTTGGAGACTTCAACAATGAGTCTCAAAATACTCCAAACATTAATCGATTGGTAGAGCAAGGAGTGACATTTTCGCGATGGTACACACAATCGTCAAGAATTTCTTCTCTAGCATCAATTCTAACGGGACAGTTACCGCCTCGAACTGGAATCATAAAAAGTAAATACCTGCCTTTCAAAGAGATACCGTCTCTGGCATCCTCTGGAGGTTTACAGCCCAACGAAAAAACTTTAGCCAAAGTTCTGAAATCGAAAGGTTACAAGACAGGCTTCGTTGGTTTATGGGGACTTGGAGTTGGACGAAATGGCGAATATTTGCCTCTTAGTCATGGATTTGATTCGTTTTACGGCATTCCATCAGCGCACATAGAGCATTGCACGAAAACTTTGAAAGCGAGCTCAGAATCACACAGTTCTTGGAGACCTGTGTATGCTATTATTAGTCCACTGGTTTACATTTGCCCAGTCGTTGGTTTTGTAATCTGGTACAATGGACATAGGCTAAACTTAGTTACTGTGCTAACTGTTCTAGTAGCATTTATACTTTATAGTAGCGTTCTTCAAGAGGTGATTCATAGCATgatgaattttattcaaattcGCAGCTGTGTGCTGTACAAGAACAATAGTATTTTTGAGCAACCTTACGTCGCTGAAAATATGACATTACGTTTTACTAGAAGTGCTTTAAGTTTCTTAGACATGGCTTCTGTTTCAAGCAAGCCCTTCTTTTTATTTGTGAGCTCCATAAGCCTTCAAGAACCAGTGTTTGTGTCACCTTTGTTCTCAAATTTCACACAGACTTTGTTTCATGATGCAGTGTTGGAGACAGATTGGAGCATTGGAAGGATCATGAAAGCACTCAGAGACCACAAACTAGAACAGCAAACGTTGATTCTTGTTACATCAGCTACAGGGCATTATACTGAGAGATTGTGCAGTGACTGTTCTCAGCAGCATGGTAAAGCAGGCGATGCCACTTTTAACAGAA GAAAGAGCCATCATAGCATTTGGGAGCCAACTGTCCGTGTCTCAGCTGTGATATACTGGAAGGGTCAAATCAGGGACAGAAAGCTTATCACCTCTCCTGTAACAGTAATGGACGTTATGCCGACCATACTCGAGTTGTTAAATGACAGGGCAAATGTTACACCTACTGATGGAAAGAGTTTGCTGCCTGTCCTGTTCAATGAGTCACAGAAATCCCAACAtgaattcatttttcattatgTGGAAATCACCAAACCTGCTGCTGTCACATTGGGACCATACAAAGTTGTCTATACCGACACACAAG ATGATGGAACAACACAGATCTTTGATCCGCCATTGTTATTCAATGTGGAAACCGACCCACGGGAAGAATCACCTTTGCCAAACAATGAACACAGCAACCTTCTCTCCAACGTATCAGCAGCACTTGCGCATCACATGCAGATGAGGAAGAACAAATGGCGCTCACAGCTTGACGGTCGCATTATTCCCCTTTGGTTTCCCTGTGCAAATTTTTGGCATTGTTCACAAACGAATGGCGAAAGCAATAACTTCTCTGATTTGTTTGACTCCGATTACGACGTGACGTGA
- the LOC136904297 gene encoding uncharacterized protein, giving the protein MAEDALKAAKTDRRTAKSAFTRCGKSLAKLIESKRPEQEVREGLNKLQLVFDNLVAKHEGYSRLIEDDEEYEHEEIWIESCHEEFMTMELSAKMYMDNFLSKGENPSKVHDISDIQSTSVTELGSEGMSNITAMDSAPETSSNGNDNPVSAFQATNEISEVPGGGVSGNELAGVNPNKSDDKVISPDAANYPDIACGFKMEKPKMPKFAGDVREYAIFRSDFKHTIESKYSKRDAITFLRSCLQDKPLALIKGIGSDYDAAWEYLDSIYGDPRFVSDTVTQDIVKFRSLQPGEDARFCDLVHLVNRSYNTLKEVGNQNDMNNSHMLSIIEQKMCPDDRKVWSRDLERQGEKATLEKLMKWMTVEMKSRMRATAPLRSASHQRSINHVRVDESSRKIRHKCWYCKNSSHWPDQCHKFAALSVEERLKTAKENHVCFSCLKPAGREHRSDNCSRRQKCTRTENGKECTYFHHPLLHRSTAVKVSVTSLASQREALLPVLKVNIYGQNGFQKQGNVLLDSGAQVSLVREETATMLGLKGKDMSVTITKVGGEEETIKTKVYKVPVSSPDKAQMFSIKAISIPSISDDVSAVQVKPMTRLLGLESEKIWRGQGAIDLLIGIDHAHMHTGQTKQSGHLVARNTPLGWVIFGSSSEDVPVSGLICHVQLATPVDISDFWRTEVMGVEVKPCVCDADKLTQMEREEAEIISESCQKRDSQWMVPYPWKKDPILLPNNKSLAMKRLESTEKRLKKNPELAAAYDKQMKEMSDMNFSRKLSKEELEKYTGPVHYIPHHAVIRPESKSTPVRIVFNSSAVYQGHALNDFWLKGPDLLNSLFGVILRFREREVAVMGDISKMYHRVLIPGRDQHVHRFLWRNFNTQREPDVYVKTVLTFGDKPAPAMAQTALRKTAEQKRDEYPEAAETLIKNSYMDDICDSVDTVNQAKKLTQDIDEVLESGGFAVKGWTSNKAFTETQNLERGFEPPQAEREGRVLGLVWNCNTDEFRFKVKLEFLSPTDPSVHLKPKITKRRILSQVARIYDPIGFAASFIIRAKIGMQELWKLGLNWDDELPCNVQEKWTQLFTEMKELDGIGFKRCLVPPEADELPSLCVFADASQQAFGACAYIRQKTKENTYEVTFVAAKSRVAPLKQLTIPRLELQAAVLASRLA; this is encoded by the coding sequence ATGGCAGAAGACGCTCTGAAAGCTGCGAAAACCGATCGGAGAACCGCGAAATCAGCTTTTACTCGGTGCGGAAAATCCTTGGCAAAACTAATCGAAAGTAAAAGACCAGAGCAGGAGGTAAGAGAAGGCTTAAATAAACTGCAACTAGTCTTTGACAATCTTGTAGCAAAACACGAGGGTTATTCGCGTCTAATTGAAGATGACGAGGAATATGAACATGAGGAAATTTGGATAGAAAGCTGCCACGAAGAATTTATGACAATGGAGTTAAGCGCAAAAATGTACATGGACAACTTTTTAAGTAAAGGGGAAAATCCTTCGAAAGTTCATGATATCTCAGACATACAAAGTACGAGCGTTACAGAATTAGGAAGTGAAGGAATGTCAAATATTACCGCAATGGATAGCGCCCCAGAAACAAGTTCAAATGGCAATGATAATCCTGTTAGCGCCTTTCAAGCCACAAACGAAATTAGTGAAGTTCCTGGGGGCGGTGTCTCTGGAAACGAATTGGCGGGGGTAAACCCAAACAAAAGTGATGACAAGGTGATAAGTCCCGATGCTGCCAACTATCCAGATATTGCTTGCGGTTTTAAAATGGAAAAGCCTAAGATGCCAAAGTTTGCGGGCGATGTAAGGGAGTATGCGATTTTTCGCTCAGATTTCAAACACACGATCGAATCCAAGTACAGTAAAAGGGACGCGATAACTTTTCTTCGATCCTGCTTGCAAGATAAACCCCTGGCGTTAATTAAAGGGATAGGTTCCGACTATGACGCAGCATGGGAATATCTGGATTCTATCTACGGGGATCCAAGATTTGTGTCAGACACTGTTACACAAGATATAGTGAAATTTAGATCCTTACAACCGGGAGAAGACGCACGATTTTGCGACCTAGTGCATTTAGTTAACCGAAGCTATAATACTCTAAAGGAAGTCGGAAACCAAAACGACATGAACAATAGTCACATGCTTTCAATCATAGAGCAAAAAATGTGTCCTGATGATAGGAAagtttggtcacgtgacctggaGCGACAAGGAGAAAAGGCTACTTTAGAGAAATTGATGAAATGGATGACTGTCGAAATGAAGTCACGCATGCGCGCTACTGCCCCATTACGATCTGCCTCACATCAGAGATCGATAAATCATGTTAGGGTTGACGAGTCGTCACGCAAGATAAGACACAAATGCTGGTACTGCAAAAACTCATCCCATTGGCCTGACCAGTGTCACAAATTCGCCGCGCTCAGCGTGGAAGAGCGTCTGAAGACCGCCAAAGAAAATCATGTTTGCTTCAGTTGCCTAAAACCAGCCGGACGAGAGCATCGAAGTGACAACTGCAGTAGGCGTCAAAAGTGCACCCGAACCGAAAATGGAAAAGAATGCACATATTTTCATCACCCACTACTTCACAGAAGTACGGCAGTTAAAGTAAGCGTTACATCACTTGCCAGCCAACGCGAAGCTCTTTTGCCGGTGTTAAAAGTCAATATCTACGGTCAAAATGGTTTCCAAAAACAAGGAAACGTTCTGCTCGATTCAGGAGCTCAGGTGAGCTTGGTACGTGAAGAAACAGCTACAATGCTGGGACTGAAAGGAAAAGACATGTCGGTGACCATTACAAAGGTTGGAGGGGAAGAAGAGACCATCAAGACCAAAGTCTATAAAGTCCCTGTATCATCGCCTGACAAGGCACAGATGTTTTCCATCAAAGCGATAAGTATCCCTTCCATAAGTGACGATGTATCAGCAGTTCAAGTCAAACCAATGACCAGACTCCTTGGGCTTGAAAGTGAGAAAATTTGGAGAGGTCAAGGTGCCATCGACCTTCTGATAGGGATCGATCACGCACATATGCATACAGGCCAGACAAAACAATCTGGGCATTTAGTCGCAAGAAATACTCCGCTGGGATGGGTGATATTTGGTAGTTCATCTGAAGATGTACCAGTCAGTGGCCTAATCTGTCACGTCCAGTTAGCAACACCAGTGGATATATCTGATTTTTGGAGGACCGAGGTGATGGGAGTTGAAGTTAAACCGTGTGTCTGCGATGCCGACAAACTGACGCAGATGGAAAGGGAAGAAGCCGAAATAATTTCTGAGTCATGTCAAAAGAGGGACAGCCAATGGATGGTACCTTACCCTTGGAAAAAAGATCCGATATTGTTGCCAAATAACAAATCGCTGGCGATGAAACGACTGGAATCAACAGAAAAACGCCTTAAGAAGAACCCCGAACTAGCGGCGGCATATGACAAGCAAATGAAAGAGATGAGCGACATGAATTTCTCAAGGAAGTTATCGAAAGAAGAATTGGAGAAGTACACGGGACCAGTGCATTATATACCGCACCACGCTGTTATTCGACCCGAAAGCAAAAGCACTCCTGTAAGAATAGTGTTTAATTCCTCAGCAGTTTATCAGGGACACGCCCTTAATGACTTCTGGCTAAAGGGACCCGATTTGCTAAACAGTTTGTTTGGAGTCATCTTAAGATTCCGAGAAAGAGAGGTAGCAGTGATGGGGGATATATCAAAAATGTATCATCGTGTGCTTATCCCGGGAAGAGATCAGCATGTTCATCGCTTCTTGTGGAGGAACTTCAACACACAGAGAGAGCCTGATGTGTACGTGAAGACAGTTCTTACCTTTGGGGACAAGCCAGCACCAGCCATGGCACAAACAGCGTTAAGAAAGACAGCGGAACAGAAAAGAGATGAATATCCTGAGGCAGCCGAGACTCTCATAAAGAATTCTTATATGGACGATATTTGTGATTCCGTAGACACCGTGAATCAAGCCAAGAAGCTAACCCAAGATATAGATGAAGTTCTTGAGAGCGGAGGATTTGCTGTGAAAGGGTGGACATCGAACAAAGCCTTCACAGAAACGCAGAACCTCGAAAGAGGATTTGAACCCCCCCAGGCAGAAAGAGAAGGGAGAGTTCTAGGATTGGTGTGGAATTGCAACACAGATGAGTTCAGGTTCAAAGTTAAGCTGGAATTTCTGAGCCCAACAGATCCTTCAGTGCATCTCAAGCCGAAGATCACGAAACGAAGAATCTTAAGTCAAGTAGCCCGTATTTATGATCCCATTGGATTCGCCGCTTCCTTCATTATCAGAGCAAAGATCGGGATGCAAGAACTGTGGAAGCTTGGCCTTAACTGGGATGACGAGCTTCCATGCAATGTGCAAGAAAAATGGACTCAGTTATtcacagaaatgaaagagcTTGACGGAATTGGGTTTAAAAGATGCTTGGTTCCTCCCGAAGCTGACGAATTGCCGTCGTTGTGCGTTTTCGCTGACGCGTCACAACAAGCATTTGGTGCGTGCGCATACATCCGCCAGAAGACGAAAGAAAACACCTATGAAGTAACCTTTGTAGCAGCCAAATCAAGAGTAGCACCTCTGAAGCAACTCACCATCCCACGCCTGGAGTTGCAAGCTGCAGTTCTCGCCTCACGCCTCGCGTAA
- the LOC136904546 gene encoding uncharacterized protein encodes MERRHVNAVSAASQVDIGNVIDPKVFTSWRKLIRVTAWLGRLAEKIRSRRNQFGGREGPLMPEELAKAEILWVRSAQRSLQKRLENGEFKTLSPFVDGKGIIRVGGRIDKAIVSYEEKHPALLPSDHRISLLIISHMHNCGHPGVATTTAKSRRKYWVLKANKLSKAVKFKCVTCRRMAHETETQLMAELPPVRLAPQTPPFYYTACDYFGPFTVKVGRNKKAKHYGVIFTCLNTRAVHLEMAVDCTTMELMQVLRRFFAVRGCPAVLLSDNGSQMVGAARELRQMRQGHDPNLLRDFCAKTGTQWIFTTPAAPHQNGCAEALVKSCKRAIKIAIGEQVLSPFELYTYFMEIGNLVNQRPIGRVPNDPDDGKYLCPNDMLLGRATSEVPQGPFSNTKNPRKRVEFVQTLVNSFWKRWSRDVQPVLVPRKVWQNEKRNVRVKDIVVVADSNAIRGKWSVGKVLEVFPGSDGHVRNVKVKLKSGEYTRPVTKVAVIYPAEGYDD; translated from the coding sequence ATGGAACGTCGCCATGTTAATGCAGTCAGCGCAGCATCACAGGTTGATATTGGAAATGTAATCGATCCGAAAGTTTTTACCAGTTGGCGGAAACTGATACGCGTAACGGCATGGCTGGGGAGATTAGCAGAAAAGATACGCTCTCGAAGAAACCAATTTGGAGGACGCGAAGGACCTCTCATGCCCGAAGAATTAGCAAAAGCGGAGATCTTGTGGGTCAGAAGTGCACAGAGAAGCCTACAGAAGAGATTGGAGAATGGCGAATTCAAGACATTGAGCCCATTTGTTGATGGCAAGGGAATAATCAGGGTTGGAGGGAGAATCGACAAGGCAATCGTGTCATACGAAGAGAAACATCCAGCACTGCTCCCCAGTGACCACAGGATATCCCTTTTGATCATAAGCCACATGCATAATTGCGGACATCCGGGAGTAGCAACCACAACGGCTAAGTCAAGACGGAAGTATTGGGTGCTAAAGGCCAACAAGCTCAGTAAAGCAGTGAAATTTAAATGCGTTACTTGTCGAAGAATGGCACACGAAACCGAGACGCAGTTAATGGCCGAGCTGCCTCCAGTACGCCTAGCCCCACAAACTCCACCATTCTATTACACTGCTTGCGATTATTTCGGGCCTTTCACCGTTAAAGTTGGACGTAACAAGAAAGCCAAACATTACGGCGTCATCTTTACCTGTCTCAACACTAGAGCAGTTCACTTAGAAATGGCGGTAGACTGCACAACAATGGAACTCATGCAAGTGCTGAGACGATTTTTCGCAGTTCGTGGCTGTCCAGCTGTTTTGCTAAGCGACAATGGATCACAAATGGTGGGTGCCGCTCGAGAGCTGCGTCAGATGCGACAAGGTCACGATCCAAATCTGCTCCGTGATTTCTGTGCCAAGACAGGGACCCAGTGGATTTTTACAACTCCTGCTGCGCCTCATCAGAATGGATGTGCAGAAGCACTTGTTAAAAGCTGCAAACGAGCCATAAAGATTGCCATTGGCGAACAAGTTCTTTCTCCATTCGAGCTATACACGTACTTCATGGAGATCGGTAACTTGGTAAATCAACGTCCGATTGGTCGTGTTCCCAACGATCCTGACGACGGGAAATATTTGTGTCCTAACGACATGCTCCTGGGGCGTGCAACGTCAGAGGTTCCTCAAGGACCGTTCAGTAACACTAAGAATCCAAGAAAACGTGTAGAGTTCGTTCAAACATTGGTAAACTCCTTTTGGAAACGCTGGAGTCGAGATGTTCAGCCAGTACTAGTACCAAGGAAAGTATGGCAGAATGAGAAGCGCAACGTGCGCGTGAAGGATATCGTGGTGGTTGCTGATAGCAACGCAATTCGTGGGAAATGGTCCGTCGGTAAAGTACTAGAAGTTTTCCCTGGATCAGACGGTCACGTGCGCAACGTCAAGGTCAAATTGAAATCTGGAGAGTATACGCGACCTGTAACCAAGGTAGCAGTCATTTATCCTGCAGAGGGTTACGACGACTAA
- the LOC136904514 gene encoding uncharacterized protein, with the protein MPSEAYFLNKVQHRHVVKFYQGFTLEDYYVYVMERPQNCQDLEDVLDERHLTEDESRRYFKQILDATIFCEENGVVHRDLKPANILLDERTDEIKLIDFGLASKLQYEPYNTFRGTKAYMPPEFVRFGWYDGSQSTVWALGMILVNLLSSSMAFRKPEEALSRSPRLKANVSQEARDLVSTMLNINPLTRPSLKQILRHPWMTMKEPTDDVLVAPFCAISFYLENSGYDKSCISVAKDGCLNVLSPAAAQECHVASLSQNEASRFYATSLREQAMINSSSNEERQDGQIEIPSELIDYDALTMVKESCDLKSKYNERLRPLCRDTADSLDSGFHLNAVERRHGWAFKHNKKLLRIPSNTEDGVRGCGPLRSRMERQKTEIFERDSRRRTAQNHSGRERNDLFAHRLNRNFHGDLSPRRKFCMCIKTVEHTVTSERAFPVCHEWRKQIGFGQSEEYGLRRNSETCELSEKGLLQIDEGHRKKEGQNKMNEIANPLRYGWATGQINDECVDRKKETHLRRRIKNVIQGGRFLHMRLIRRYFNEKIENSNKAVIRRNRNKELYSRGKTVVSAQ; encoded by the exons ATGCCGTCCGAAGCATACTTTTTGAACAAAGTACAACACCGTCACGTTGTCAAGTTTTACCAGGGCTTCACTTTAGAGGATTACTATGTCTATGTAATGGAGAGACCTCAAAATTGCCAAGATCTAGAAGATGTTCTTGACGAAAGACATCTGACTGAAGACGAATCTCGACGGTATTTTAAGCAGATTCTGGACGCCACCATCTTCTGCGAGGAGAACGGGGTCGTTCATCGAGATCTCAAGCCCGCCAACATCTTATTGGATGAGAGAACCGACGAAATCAAACTCATTGACTTTGGTCTGGCATCAAAATTGCAGTATGAACCTTACAACACCTTCAGAG GTACAAAAGCATACATGCCGCCAGAGTTTGTTAGGTTTGGATGGTATGACGGCAGCCAGAGCACGGTCTGGGCACTAGGGATGATTCTAGTCAACTTATTGTCCTCTTCCATGGCGTTTCGTAAACCTGAGGAGGCATTATCGAGGTCACCAAGGCTCAAGGCCAATGTCTCACAAG AGGCGAGGGACCTGGTTTCAACAATGCTGAATATCAACCCACTGACTCGGCCATCATTAAAGCAGATCCTAAGGCATCCATGGATGACAATGAAAG AGCCTACTGATGATGTTTTGGTTGCCCCTTTCTGTGCGATCTCCTTTTACCT AGAGAATTCTGGTTATGACAAGAGCTGCATCTCAGTTGCAAAAGATGGGTGTTTGAATGTGTTATCACCTGCTGCGGCACAAGAGTGTCACGTGGCCTCTTTGAGTCAAAATGAGGCAAGTCGGTTTTACGCGACATCGCTCAGGGAACAAGCGATGATCAATAGCTCTTCAAACGAAGAACGTCAAGATGGACAAATAGAGATTCCATCAGAATTGATTGATTACGATGCCTTGACAATGGTAAAAGAAAGCTGTGATTTGAAAAGCAAATACAACGAAAGACTTCGCCCCTTGTGCAGGGACACAGCGGATTCGTTGGACAGTGGCTTTCACCTGAATGCAGTCGAAAGGCGTCATGGATGGGCTTTCAAGCACAATAAGAAGTTGTTGCGCATTCCAAGTAATACTGAGGATGGTGTTAGAGGTTGTGGGCCCTTACGTAGTCGAATGGAAAGACAGAAAACGGAGATATTTGAACGTGATTCACGAAGAAGAACGGCACAGAATCACAGTGGTCGGGAACGAAATGATTTGTTTGCACATAGGTTGAATCGGAATTTCCATGGAGACTTGAGCCCGCGTAGGAAATTTTGCATGTGCATAAAAACAGTGGAACACACTGTAACGAGTGAGAGGGCCTTTCCTGTATGCCATGAATGGAGAAAACAAATTGGATTTGGCCAGAGTGAAGAATATGGCCTTAGAAGAAATTCAGAAACATGTGAATTGTCAGAAAAAGGTCTTCTGCAAATTGATGAAGGCCACAGAAAAAAAGAgggacaaaataaaatgaatgagATTGCCAATCCTTTGCGCTATGGATGGGCAACAGGGCAAATCAACGATGAATGCGTTGATCGAAAAAAGGAAACGCACTTAAGAAGACGTATAAAAAATGTGATACAGGGAGGGCGTTTCCTACACATGCGTTTAATAAGGAggtattttaatgaaaaaattgaaaatagtaataaagCTGTTATTCGAAGAAATCGAAATAAAGAACTTTACTCCAGAGGAAAAACTGTAGTATCAGCCCAAtga